Proteins co-encoded in one Halorussus sp. MSC15.2 genomic window:
- a CDS encoding electron transfer flavoprotein subunit beta/FixA family protein, protein MKVLVTVKEVAEVADDFEIEGTEVDERYLEYDLNEWDDYAVEEAVQLKEDGPADEVVTVTIGPERSEETIRMALAKGADRAVRVWDDALEDVDLLDVETKTNLLKAVVEEEDPDLVLTGVQSGDDTFGATGVSLADEIGFQWGAVVNALDFDADEGVAHVHRELEGGVEELTDIDVPAVLTIQTGINEPRYASLRGIRQAQSKEIAPKSLDDIGLDADAIESDLTLTSMYEPESESDAEIFEGDASETAGKLAEVLREKGVAE, encoded by the coding sequence ATGAAGGTCCTGGTGACTGTGAAGGAGGTCGCCGAAGTCGCTGACGACTTCGAGATAGAGGGGACCGAGGTAGACGAGCGCTACCTCGAGTACGACCTGAACGAGTGGGACGACTACGCCGTCGAGGAGGCCGTCCAGTTGAAGGAGGACGGCCCGGCCGACGAGGTCGTGACCGTTACCATCGGTCCCGAGCGGTCCGAGGAGACCATCCGGATGGCGTTGGCGAAGGGAGCGGACCGCGCGGTCCGCGTCTGGGACGACGCGCTGGAAGACGTTGACCTGCTCGACGTGGAGACCAAGACGAACCTGCTGAAGGCCGTCGTGGAGGAGGAAGACCCCGACCTCGTGCTGACCGGCGTCCAGTCGGGCGACGACACGTTCGGTGCGACCGGCGTCTCGCTGGCCGACGAAATCGGTTTCCAGTGGGGCGCGGTCGTCAACGCGCTCGACTTCGACGCCGACGAGGGCGTCGCGCACGTCCACCGCGAACTGGAGGGCGGCGTCGAGGAACTCACCGACATCGACGTACCCGCGGTACTGACGATTCAGACGGGTATCAACGAACCGCGCTACGCCAGTCTGCGCGGCATTCGGCAGGCCCAGAGCAAGGAAATCGCACCGAAGAGCCTCGACGATATCGGTCTCGACGCCGACGCGATAGAGAGCGACCTCACGCTGACTTCGATGTACGAACCCGAGAGCGAGAGCGACGCCGAGATATTCGAAGGTGACGCCAGCGAGACGGCCGGGAAGCTTGCCGAAGTCCTCCGCGAGAAGGGGGTGGCAGAATGA
- a CDS encoding S8 family serine peptidase, translated as MVSPESRRALAVAVLGVLVLAGSLALLATSLSASTVGSQTTSTPATAVGPEVAALHDAGVTGENVTVGVVDVTGFDTDATALDGRVVDARAFGSDGTVRNDGRNAHGTAAAETVARVAPDADLYLTTFDSPDGFRRAVEWLVAEEVDVVVAPVSFYGMPGDGTSPVADVAERATDEGVVFVSPTGNLARSHWTGRYRGVENGTLTFGDNARNYVRGDGRDVAVWLSWDDAHREQDYTAELHWTDGSRSRLVARSSPYPGDGVPNERIVARVRSGTYYVTVRGPANATGARLELSSPTHDFQHVRSAGSLVAPASAPSVVTVGAYDATARRVEPFSSRGPTPDGRDGVDLVAPSHPDATDTEGFVGSSAAATYAGGVAALVVDERPDLAPRAVERRLETTAVDAGRPGADPVTGYGRLRPVRAVGARNATG; from the coding sequence ATGGTCTCTCCCGAGTCCCGGCGGGCGCTGGCGGTCGCAGTTCTGGGCGTCTTGGTGCTCGCCGGTAGTCTCGCCCTCCTCGCGACGTCACTGTCGGCCAGCACGGTCGGGAGTCAGACGACTTCGACACCGGCGACTGCCGTCGGTCCCGAGGTTGCGGCGCTCCACGACGCGGGGGTGACCGGCGAGAACGTGACCGTCGGCGTCGTGGACGTGACCGGATTCGACACCGACGCGACCGCACTCGACGGCAGAGTCGTGGACGCGAGGGCGTTCGGTTCCGACGGGACGGTGCGCAACGACGGTCGAAACGCCCACGGGACCGCGGCGGCCGAGACGGTCGCCCGCGTCGCGCCCGACGCCGACCTCTATCTGACCACGTTCGACTCCCCCGACGGGTTCCGACGAGCGGTCGAATGGCTGGTCGCCGAGGAGGTAGACGTCGTGGTCGCCCCGGTGTCGTTCTACGGGATGCCCGGCGACGGCACGTCGCCCGTCGCCGACGTCGCCGAGCGAGCGACCGACGAGGGAGTCGTTTTCGTCTCGCCGACGGGCAACCTCGCTCGGAGTCACTGGACCGGCCGGTACCGCGGCGTCGAGAACGGCACACTCACCTTCGGCGATAACGCGCGGAACTACGTCCGGGGAGACGGACGGGACGTGGCAGTCTGGCTGTCGTGGGACGACGCCCACCGCGAGCAGGACTACACCGCCGAACTCCACTGGACCGACGGCAGTCGAAGCAGACTGGTCGCGCGCTCGTCGCCGTATCCCGGCGACGGGGTGCCGAACGAGCGAATCGTCGCCCGCGTCCGGTCGGGAACGTACTACGTCACGGTCCGCGGACCGGCGAACGCGACGGGGGCACGCCTCGAACTCTCCTCGCCGACGCACGACTTCCAGCACGTTCGGTCCGCTGGGAGTCTCGTCGCGCCCGCGAGCGCCCCGTCGGTCGTCACGGTCGGGGCGTACGACGCTACCGCCCGCCGGGTCGAACCGTTCAGTTCGCGCGGGCCGACGCCCGACGGGCGCGACGGAGTGGACCTCGTCGCCCCCAGCCATCCCGACGCGACCGACACCGAGGGTTTCGTCGGCTCCTCGGCCGCCGCCACGTACGCCGGCGGCGTCGCCGCGCTGGTCGTCGACGAGCGACCCGACCTCGCCCCGCGGGCGGTCGAGCGACGACTCGAGACGACCGCGGTCGATGCGGGGCGACCCGGCGCGGACCCCGTCACGGGCTACGGGCGACTCCGCCCCGTCCGAGCGGTCGGCGCGCGAAACGCGACGGGTTAA
- a CDS encoding helix-turn-helix domain-containing protein has product MSGLIERLQDGTASGDEQLRVLDVGGEETDDVLDALGPDTRREVYRTLFESPGTPSELAERVDTSVQNLHYHLSTLEEAGLIAPVDTRYSEKGNEMTVYAPATDPLVLVGDSDVRPQVRHSLADVVGGLGILGAASLLVQWGVERLASPAVGRGNVVGPASPTADPTTARETLAWVVFDLAEPGVVFFCGCLVVVAVAAFVLNR; this is encoded by the coding sequence ATGTCGGGACTCATCGAACGATTGCAAGACGGGACCGCGAGCGGCGACGAGCAGTTGCGCGTCCTCGACGTCGGGGGCGAGGAGACCGACGACGTGCTCGACGCCCTCGGACCCGACACTCGCCGGGAGGTGTACCGGACCCTGTTCGAGTCGCCGGGCACGCCCTCCGAACTCGCCGAGCGCGTCGATACCTCGGTCCAGAACCTCCACTATCACCTCTCGACGCTGGAGGAGGCAGGACTGATAGCGCCGGTCGATACCCGCTACTCCGAGAAGGGCAACGAGATGACGGTGTACGCGCCCGCCACCGACCCCCTCGTGCTGGTCGGCGACAGCGACGTCCGACCGCAGGTCCGCCACTCGCTGGCCGACGTCGTCGGAGGTCTCGGCATCCTCGGGGCCGCCAGCCTGCTGGTCCAGTGGGGCGTCGAGCGACTCGCCAGTCCGGCGGTCGGTCGGGGGAACGTGGTGGGACCGGCGAGTCCGACCGCCGACCCGACCACGGCGCGCGAGACGCTGGCGTGGGTCGTGTTCGACCTCGCGGAACCGGGCGTCGTCTTCTTCTGCGGTTGTCTGGTCGTCGTCGCCGTCGCGGCGTTCGTACTGAACCGGTAG
- a CDS encoding methyltransferase domain-containing protein, with product MGILEDKSRARLFYKYLSKVYDTVNPFIWNEQMRDEALAMLDIQEGDRVLDVGCGTGFATEGLLEHTQNVHGLDQSVHQLEKAWAKLGKHDPVSFYRGDAERLPFEDDSFDVVWSSGSIEYWPDPVATLRDMRRVVKPGGQVLVVGPNNPKSTVMQKVANAIMLFYDREEADRMFREAGYVDVEHREMGPTYDPDVAITTVARDPEDE from the coding sequence ATGGGTATCCTCGAAGACAAGAGTCGCGCTCGACTCTTCTACAAGTACCTCTCGAAGGTGTACGACACCGTCAACCCGTTCATCTGGAACGAACAGATGCGCGACGAGGCGCTGGCGATGCTGGACATTCAGGAGGGCGACCGGGTGTTGGACGTCGGTTGCGGGACCGGGTTCGCCACGGAAGGACTCCTCGAACACACCCAGAACGTCCACGGACTCGACCAGAGCGTCCACCAACTGGAGAAGGCGTGGGCCAAACTCGGCAAGCACGACCCCGTGAGTTTCTACCGGGGTGACGCCGAGCGACTGCCGTTCGAGGACGACTCCTTCGACGTCGTGTGGTCGTCGGGGTCCATCGAGTACTGGCCCGACCCGGTCGCCACGCTCCGGGACATGCGCCGAGTCGTCAAGCCCGGCGGGCAGGTCCTCGTGGTCGGTCCGAACAACCCGAAATCGACAGTCATGCAGAAGGTCGCGAACGCCATCATGCTGTTCTACGACCGCGAGGAGGCCGACCGGATGTTCCGCGAAGCGGGATACGTGGACGTCGAACACCGCGAGATGGGTCCAACCTACGACCCCGACGTCGCTATCACGACCGTCGCGCGCGACCCGGAAGACGAGTAG
- a CDS encoding DUF373 family protein, whose protein sequence is MLLVLCVDLDDDLGRKTDFDTPVIGRDNVEAAAVSLATADPEDSDVNVMFEGVHLADRIEDETVEVAVVTGTDGGDIAANRAVGDEVDEVLASLSTSEEIQAVIVTDGAQDESVIPVIRSRVPIDGVRRVVVRQAQDLESMYYTIKQVLDDPETRGTILVPLGILLLIYPLAILSDMFGLPGAAVFGVTSGLLGLYVLGRGLGVERVLDRAAEKARNSLYAGRVTLITYVVAAALLVIGGVRGAETLKAVETTTNGPMSPLKVLAALVNGAVTWFTAAGVTTSLGQITDEYLADRFRWRYLNAPFYVLAIAVVLHAVSAFFLDEVPLTYLAVMLTAGTLLGLTSTLAFAIAESRQSGRVEPS, encoded by the coding sequence ATGCTGCTGGTCCTGTGTGTGGACCTCGACGACGACCTCGGTCGCAAGACCGACTTCGACACGCCGGTCATCGGCCGCGACAACGTCGAAGCCGCCGCGGTGTCGTTAGCGACCGCTGACCCCGAGGACAGCGACGTGAACGTCATGTTCGAGGGCGTCCACCTCGCGGACCGAATCGAGGACGAGACCGTCGAAGTCGCGGTCGTCACCGGCACCGACGGCGGCGACATCGCCGCGAATCGAGCGGTCGGCGACGAGGTGGACGAGGTACTCGCCAGTCTCTCGACCAGCGAGGAGATTCAGGCGGTCATCGTCACCGACGGCGCGCAGGACGAGAGCGTGATTCCGGTCATTCGTTCGCGGGTGCCCATCGACGGCGTGCGCCGCGTGGTCGTCCGGCAGGCGCAGGACCTCGAATCGATGTACTACACCATCAAGCAGGTGTTGGACGACCCCGAGACCCGCGGGACCATCCTCGTCCCGCTGGGCATCCTGCTGCTCATCTATCCGCTGGCCATCCTCTCGGACATGTTCGGTCTCCCCGGCGCGGCCGTGTTCGGCGTCACCTCGGGGCTGCTGGGTCTCTACGTCCTCGGACGGGGACTCGGCGTCGAGCGCGTCCTCGACCGCGCGGCCGAGAAGGCCAGAAACAGCCTCTACGCCGGTCGGGTCACGCTCATCACGTACGTCGTCGCGGCCGCCCTGCTGGTCATCGGCGGCGTCCGCGGTGCCGAGACGCTGAAGGCGGTCGAGACGACGACCAACGGTCCGATGAGTCCGCTCAAAGTGCTGGCGGCGCTCGTCAACGGGGCCGTGACGTGGTTCACCGCCGCGGGAGTCACGACGAGTCTCGGCCAGATTACCGACGAGTATCTGGCCGACCGCTTCCGGTGGCGCTACCTCAACGCGCCGTTCTACGTCCTCGCCATCGCCGTCGTGTTGCACGCCGTGAGCGCCTTCTTCCTCGACGAGGTTCCGCTGACCTACCTCGCGGTGATGCTGACCGCCGGGACCCTGCTCGGACTGACGAGCACGCTCGCGTTCGCTATCGCCGAATCACGGCAGTCGGGTCGAGTCGAACCGAGCTAG
- the ahaH gene encoding ATP synthase archaeal subunit H, giving the protein MPRPEVLERIKEAEQEADDIVAEAEEEREQRISDAREEAEQIRREAEAEASELHDDRLAEAREEIEAEREEILAEGEQEREALESRARENEEEVTDYVVDLFEEAVHAQT; this is encoded by the coding sequence ATGCCGAGGCCAGAGGTTCTCGAACGAATCAAGGAGGCCGAGCAAGAGGCCGACGACATCGTCGCCGAGGCCGAGGAGGAGCGCGAACAGCGCATCTCCGACGCTCGGGAAGAGGCGGAGCAAATCCGCCGTGAAGCCGAGGCGGAGGCGTCCGAGCTTCACGACGACCGTCTCGCCGAGGCTCGCGAGGAAATCGAGGCCGAGCGCGAAGAGATTCTCGCCGAGGGCGAGCAAGAGCGTGAGGCACTCGAATCGCGGGCGCGCGAGAACGAGGAGGAAGTAACTGACTACGTGGTAGACCTCTTCGAGGAGGCGGTGCATGCTCAGACCTGA
- a CDS encoding type IV pilin produces the protein MSGRATSPALGIVLLLVVTVALAGTVGSLAFGTTIPSDAPSAVIDLRIDADANRLTFLHRGGDVLDVRDLTVGIRIDDTALDTQPPIPFFSATGFRPGPTGPFNSAADPKWSAGEPASVRLAETNDPSLSSGSSVVVTFSVNASVVAEVAATA, from the coding sequence GTGTCGGGACGCGCCACCTCCCCAGCTCTCGGTATCGTCCTCCTACTCGTCGTTACGGTCGCGCTCGCGGGCACCGTCGGCAGCCTCGCGTTCGGAACGACCATACCGTCGGACGCTCCGAGCGCCGTAATCGACCTCCGAATCGACGCCGACGCGAACCGACTGACGTTCCTCCACCGCGGAGGAGACGTACTCGACGTACGCGACCTGACGGTCGGGATTCGAATCGACGACACTGCTCTCGACACTCAGCCACCGATTCCGTTCTTCTCGGCGACGGGGTTCCGTCCGGGACCGACCGGACCGTTCAACAGCGCGGCGGACCCGAAGTGGTCGGCGGGCGAACCAGCGAGCGTCCGACTCGCGGAAACGAACGACCCGTCGCTATCGTCGGGGTCCTCGGTCGTCGTCACGTTCTCGGTGAACGCGTCCGTCGTCGCAGAAGTCGCGGCGACGGCGTGA
- a CDS encoding BGTF surface domain-containing protein gives MTGRSARLLTAAVVSLLVATSGTVAVGSGTISALPPAERLSSGAVPDAASTAPMPEATGPVDGNGTTIVTDGGEVVLDVAPNQTIRGETSLEPGTELHLNVEGETFLKSQQTTVTDRGTFDATFDMSGVGEQDVEIRVYRDETVLAEAPGRVTCSGGCETGGTDSDGGNRMAPSDGPAVQAITEVSQNRTASIKMLFGGAETVTISIGGPEVNYVVNGTVTDRDGDGHATVLFHTNRAGTDAPTLGVVDDGGTRIVETSAETSLDSPLAPASYDVRLFAGPNASGDVAAVGTVVVFEEATESDGRDGASASTTPTTLGTVAGDDADASETGGSGNPFLGGVGMIAAGGVLAVVGIGVVLGLFRN, from the coding sequence ATGACGGGCCGAAGCGCGCGATTGCTGACCGCCGCCGTGGTCTCGCTCCTCGTAGCCACGTCCGGCACCGTCGCGGTGGGGTCGGGAACTATCTCGGCCTTGCCGCCTGCGGAGCGACTCTCCTCCGGCGCAGTCCCAGACGCCGCGTCGACCGCGCCGATGCCTGAAGCGACCGGACCGGTCGATGGAAACGGGACCACCATCGTCACCGACGGCGGAGAAGTGGTCCTCGACGTCGCGCCGAATCAGACGATTCGCGGAGAGACGAGTCTGGAACCCGGAACCGAACTCCACCTCAACGTCGAAGGAGAGACGTTCCTGAAGTCCCAGCAGACCACGGTCACGGACCGCGGGACGTTCGACGCGACCTTCGACATGAGCGGCGTGGGCGAACAGGACGTCGAAATCAGGGTCTACCGGGACGAGACCGTGCTGGCGGAGGCCCCCGGACGGGTGACGTGTTCCGGCGGTTGCGAAACGGGCGGGACGGACTCGGACGGCGGGAATCGTATGGCCCCCAGCGACGGACCCGCCGTACAGGCCATTACGGAAGTGAGCCAGAACCGAACCGCCTCGATAAAAATGCTGTTCGGGGGCGCCGAAACCGTCACAATCTCAATCGGCGGTCCGGAGGTCAACTACGTCGTCAACGGGACCGTCACCGACCGAGACGGCGACGGGCACGCGACAGTGCTGTTTCACACCAATCGTGCGGGAACCGACGCGCCCACGCTCGGCGTCGTGGACGACGGCGGGACTCGCATTGTCGAGACGAGCGCCGAGACTTCCCTCGACTCGCCGCTCGCTCCCGCTTCGTACGACGTGAGACTGTTCGCCGGACCGAACGCCAGCGGTGATGTAGCGGCCGTGGGGACCGTCGTCGTCTTCGAGGAGGCGACCGAGTCGGACGGTCGAGACGGCGCGTCCGCGAGTACTACTCCGACGACGCTCGGAACCGTCGCGGGCGACGACGCGGACGCGTCCGAGACTGGCGGCTCCGGGAACCCGTTCCTCGGCGGCGTCGGGATGATAGCTGCCGGCGGCGTGCTGGCGGTCGTCGGCATCGGCGTCGTCCTCGGTCTCTTCCGGAACTGA
- a CDS encoding electron transfer flavoprotein subunit alpha/FixB family protein, with translation MSPDVLAVAEHRRGELRDVSYELLTAGRQLADATGGDLHVAVIGGDTESFAEELDREGVDAIHTVSEGEEFNHDVYVQAVEALHGELDPQVVLMPNSVNGLDYAPAVANRLDLPLATDAVDFEYDDGLTVTREMYGSKVETTVEVGGDQYAVTIRGAEWPGAEGVGDADVAEFDADIDTDTGSTVTGFEEVGGGDVDISEADFIVSIGRGIEEEDNLPLIEDLVEATDATLASSRPIVDSGWLPKNRQVGQSGKVVTPDVYLAIGISGAVQHVAGMKGSDTIIAVNTDPNAPIFDIADYGIVGDLFDVVPELIEEFE, from the coding sequence ATGAGTCCCGACGTTCTCGCCGTCGCCGAACACCGCCGCGGCGAACTCCGCGACGTGAGCTACGAACTGCTGACCGCCGGACGACAGCTCGCCGACGCGACCGGCGGCGACCTCCACGTCGCCGTAATCGGTGGCGACACCGAGTCGTTCGCCGAGGAACTCGACCGGGAGGGCGTGGACGCCATCCACACCGTCTCGGAGGGCGAGGAGTTCAACCACGACGTGTACGTGCAGGCGGTCGAGGCGCTCCACGGCGAACTCGACCCGCAGGTCGTGCTGATGCCCAACAGCGTCAACGGACTCGACTACGCGCCCGCGGTGGCCAACCGGCTCGACCTCCCGCTGGCGACCGACGCCGTGGACTTCGAGTACGACGACGGCCTGACCGTGACCCGCGAGATGTACGGGTCAAAGGTCGAGACGACCGTGGAGGTCGGGGGCGACCAGTACGCCGTCACCATCCGGGGCGCGGAGTGGCCCGGCGCGGAGGGCGTCGGAGATGCCGATGTCGCGGAGTTCGACGCCGACATCGACACCGACACCGGTTCGACCGTCACCGGCTTCGAAGAAGTCGGCGGCGGCGACGTGGACATCAGTGAGGCCGACTTCATCGTCTCCATCGGTCGCGGTATCGAGGAGGAGGACAACCTCCCGCTCATCGAGGACCTCGTGGAGGCCACCGACGCGACGCTGGCCTCCTCGCGACCCATCGTGGACAGCGGTTGGCTCCCCAAGAACCGGCAGGTCGGTCAGTCCGGGAAGGTCGTGACGCCGGACGTCTACCTCGCCATCGGTATCTCCGGCGCGGTCCAGCACGTCGCCGGGATGAAGGGCAGCGACACCATCATCGCAGTCAACACCGACCCGAACGCGCCCATCTTCGACATCGCCGACTACGGTATCGTCGGCGACCTGTTCGACGTCGTGCCGGAACTCATCGAAGAGTTCGAGTAG
- a CDS encoding radical SAM protein, with protein MISKGCEQCAKGGKMVLFVYGYCDQRDCFYCPLGENRKNVTDVYANERKVESDEDVIREAERMDALGTSITGGEPQEAMEKTCRYLSLLKDEFGEDHHTHLYTGITGGRENMRRLSEAGLDEIRFHPPLDLWGDMHGTEWEEILYIAREEGLTPAFEIPGIRAEEEFLEFLDEGAAEFCNVNEFEMSDGNFRRMQEEGYELQDGHMSAVEGSKEILETMGDHERVYFCTSVFKDAAQHRNRMKRMARNIRREFDDVTDDGTLVYGKTWEPERRLEELGVPEEFYTVKSDHVELAWWLLEEMVEEGDVEEGEIVEQYPTVDGQVVERTPLA; from the coding sequence ATGATTTCGAAGGGATGCGAACAGTGCGCCAAAGGAGGCAAGATGGTACTCTTCGTCTACGGGTACTGCGACCAGCGGGACTGTTTCTACTGCCCCCTCGGCGAGAACCGCAAGAACGTCACCGACGTGTACGCCAACGAGCGGAAGGTCGAGTCCGACGAGGACGTGATTCGGGAGGCCGAGCGCATGGACGCGCTGGGTACCTCCATCACCGGCGGTGAACCGCAGGAGGCCATGGAGAAGACGTGTCGGTACCTCTCGCTGCTGAAAGACGAGTTCGGCGAGGACCACCACACTCACCTCTACACCGGCATCACGGGCGGGCGCGAGAACATGCGCCGCCTCTCGGAGGCCGGACTCGACGAGATTCGGTTCCACCCGCCGCTGGACCTCTGGGGCGACATGCACGGCACGGAGTGGGAGGAGATTCTGTACATCGCCCGCGAGGAGGGTCTGACCCCTGCCTTCGAGATTCCCGGCATCCGGGCCGAAGAGGAGTTCCTCGAATTCCTCGACGAGGGCGCGGCCGAGTTCTGCAACGTCAACGAGTTCGAGATGAGCGACGGCAACTTCCGCCGGATGCAGGAGGAAGGCTACGAACTGCAGGACGGCCACATGAGCGCCGTCGAAGGGTCGAAAGAGATTCTGGAGACGATGGGCGACCACGAGCGCGTCTACTTCTGCACCTCCGTCTTCAAGGACGCCGCCCAGCACCGCAACCGGATGAAGCGCATGGCCCGGAACATCCGCCGGGAGTTCGACGACGTGACCGACGACGGGACGCTGGTCTACGGAAAGACGTGGGAACCCGAGCGCCGCCTCGAAGAACTCGGCGTGCCCGAGGAGTTCTACACCGTCAAGTCCGACCACGTCGAGTTGGCGTGGTGGCTCCTCGAAGAGATGGTCGAGGAGGGCGACGTGGAGGAGGGCGAAATCGTCGAGCAGTACCCGACCGTGGACGGGCAGGTCGTCGAGCGGACGCCGCTGGCGTGA
- a CDS encoding polyprenyl synthetase family protein, with product MDYPESRRALVEERLEVVLDRVEPTELAEEVRHVALSGGKRVRPTVTVLSCEAAGGQADDAVDFAVGVELVHDASLVIDDIIDRSDTRRGSASAWAEYGYSPAIVASDGLIGEAFELFSPDPRAMEAVADAMVELGEGEATELVARPTNRAEYMELARRKTGALFRAAAELGAIAADADPATVEAFGEYAEKVGVAFQIRDDVLDTTADADDLGKPTGHDAEMGRPSIVRVTDLDADEAAALAHQKSEEALAALDRAATPDLTATDYLRDLAGFVVTRER from the coding sequence ATGGATTACCCCGAGTCCCGGAGGGCACTGGTCGAGGAGCGCCTCGAAGTCGTCCTCGACCGCGTCGAACCGACGGAACTCGCCGAGGAGGTCCGCCACGTCGCGCTGTCGGGGGGCAAGCGCGTCCGGCCGACCGTCACGGTGTTGTCGTGCGAGGCCGCCGGGGGTCAAGCCGACGACGCCGTGGACTTCGCTGTCGGGGTCGAACTCGTCCACGACGCCTCGCTCGTCATCGACGACATCATCGACCGCTCGGACACGCGACGCGGGAGCGCGAGCGCGTGGGCGGAGTACGGTTACTCTCCGGCTATCGTCGCCAGCGACGGACTCATCGGCGAAGCCTTCGAACTGTTCTCGCCCGACCCCCGAGCCATGGAGGCCGTCGCGGACGCGATGGTCGAACTCGGCGAGGGCGAGGCGACGGAGCTGGTCGCTCGACCCACGAACCGAGCGGAGTACATGGAACTGGCACGCCGGAAGACGGGAGCGCTGTTCCGCGCCGCGGCCGAGTTGGGCGCTATCGCGGCCGACGCCGACCCTGCCACCGTCGAGGCGTTCGGCGAGTACGCCGAGAAGGTCGGCGTGGCGTTCCAGATTCGCGACGACGTCCTCGACACCACCGCAGACGCCGACGACCTCGGCAAGCCCACCGGCCACGACGCCGAGATGGGTCGCCCGTCTATCGTCCGCGTGACCGACTTGGACGCCGACGAGGCGGCCGCGCTGGCCCATCAGAAATCCGAGGAGGCGCTGGCCGCGCTCGACCGTGCGGCCACGCCCGACCTCACCGCGACCGACTACCTCCGTGACCTCGCGGGGTTCGTCGTGACTCGCGAGCGCTGA
- the prf1 gene encoding peptide chain release factor aRF-1, translated as MSEQEGEQSDRKKYEFQKVIEDLRDYEGSGTQLVTIYIPPDKQISDVVAHVTQEHSEASNIKSKQTRTNVQDALTSIKDRLRYYDVYPPDNGLVIFSGAIDSGGGRTEMVTKVLEDPPEPIQSFRYHCDSAFLTEPLEHMLADKGLYGLIVLDRREANVGWLKGKRVEPVKSASSLVPGKQRKGGQSAQRFARLRLEAIDNFYQEVAEMANDLFVPKRGELDGVLVGGPSPTKDEFLDGDYLHHELQDQVLGKFDVAYTDESGLYDLVDSAEDALADAEVMKDKNEMEEFFKQLHDGNKATYGFEPTRQNLVMGSVDRLLLSEDLRKDVVVYDCGDKEEFEFIDRREDTPTHTCENGAEAEVQEREDAIEYLMTIAEQRGTETKFISTDFEKGEQLQSAFGGVAGILRYSTGV; from the coding sequence ATGAGCGAGCAGGAAGGCGAGCAGTCCGACAGGAAAAAGTACGAGTTCCAGAAGGTCATCGAGGACCTCAGGGACTACGAAGGGTCCGGGACTCAACTCGTTACTATCTACATTCCGCCGGACAAGCAAATCAGCGACGTGGTCGCTCACGTCACTCAGGAGCACAGCGAAGCCTCTAACATCAAGTCGAAGCAGACGCGGACGAACGTGCAGGACGCGCTGACTTCCATCAAGGACCGCCTGCGCTACTACGACGTCTATCCGCCGGACAACGGACTGGTCATCTTCAGCGGTGCCATCGACTCCGGCGGCGGTCGGACCGAGATGGTCACGAAGGTGCTGGAGGACCCGCCCGAACCCATCCAGTCGTTCCGCTATCACTGCGACTCGGCGTTCCTGACCGAACCGCTGGAACACATGCTGGCCGACAAGGGTCTCTACGGTCTCATCGTCCTCGACCGGCGCGAGGCCAACGTCGGGTGGCTGAAGGGCAAGCGCGTCGAACCCGTCAAGTCGGCCTCCTCGCTGGTGCCGGGCAAGCAGCGCAAAGGTGGTCAGTCCGCCCAGCGTTTCGCCCGCCTCCGCCTCGAAGCCATCGACAACTTCTATCAGGAGGTCGCCGAGATGGCCAACGACCTGTTCGTCCCCAAGCGGGGCGAACTCGACGGCGTCCTCGTCGGCGGTCCCTCGCCGACCAAAGACGAGTTCCTCGACGGCGACTACCTCCACCACGAACTTCAGGACCAAGTCCTCGGCAAGTTCGACGTGGCTTACACCGACGAGTCGGGCCTCTACGACCTCGTGGACAGCGCCGAGGACGCCCTCGCCGACGCCGAGGTGATGAAGGACAAGAACGAGATGGAGGAGTTCTTCAAACAACTCCACGACGGCAACAAGGCCACCTACGGGTTCGAGCCGACTCGTCAGAACCTCGTGATGGGGTCCGTGGACCGTCTCCTGCTGTCCGAGGACCTCCGCAAAGACGTGGTGGTCTACGACTGCGGCGACAAGGAGGAGTTCGAGTTCATCGACCGCCGGGAGGACACGCCGACCCACACCTGCGAGAACGGTGCCGAGGCCGAGGTTCAGGAGCGCGAGGACGCCATCGAGTATCTAATGACCATCGCCGAACAGCGGGGCACCGAGACGAAGTTCATCTCGACCGACTTCGAGAAGGGCGAGCAGTTGCAGTCCGCGTTCGGCGGCGTCGCCGGGATTCTGCGGTACTCGACCGGCGTCTAA